The Rhizobium grahamii DNA window CAACGACGTACCAGGTCAGGTCGAGCCCGGTCAGGCGCTCCATCAGCTGTTGGGGATGCCAGGCTTGCCAGCATTCTTGAGGAGGCGGGCTATGCAACAAGGAATTCATTAGGGTGCTCAAAACAAGCGATTTGGCGAGCGCTGAAGCGCAGCGCTCGATCTACGAGCCTTGGTGACAGCTTTGCAAGGTCAAACGACGGTTAGGATGCCTTTCCAGCGTGGGGACTACTGCCTCCGCTTGAAGTCAAGCCAGACTACATTATCGCTGCCCGCGCGATCGTCCGCCGCGTGTTCCTCCAAGGGCTGAGGGCCGTTCGGGATGGCATTGGTGTCTGCGCAGCTTCGACTTTCGGCCCGAAGGTCGCGAATGGTGCAGGACAGGTGCGCGATCACCTTTCGATAAAACGCCACGATCTGCTGGTGCTCATCGCGCGCTACGTATCTCTGGTTAAACCAATCACTCATGATCAACTCGCCATTTGTCATATCACCAAACGACGGGACCGAGCGCATGTTCCGGCGCGGTTCCGTTATGGCTAATTTTTTGTAAATATCTCGTGGCGTTAAGCGCAGTTTTTTAAGTAACTGACTAGATTGGCGCCCGGTGACAAATACATTGCCGGGAGACGACGGTCGTCCTATGACCTTCCCCGACCTGCGGGATCCGCCGCTTTCCTCCGATGACGAGAATGATCATGACCATCCACCAATCTGTCGACAGCGTTGCTGATGAAGCCAAGGAATGGCGGCGCCACATTCATCAAAACCCCGAACTCCTGTTCGACCTGCCGGAGACGGCCGCCTTTGTTGCCGAGAAGTTGCGGCAATTCGGTTGCGACGACGTCGCGACTGGTATTGCGAAATCGGGCGTGGTTGCGGTCATCGAGGGGCAGAAAGGTCCGGGAAAGACGATCGGTCTGCGCTGCGACATGGACGCCTTGCCGATGTCCGAGCAGACCAACCTGCCATATGCCTCCAAGGTGGCAAACAGGATGCATGCCTGCGGTCATGACGGCCATACCGCAATGTTGCTCGCCACGGCAAAATGCCTCGCCTCGGCACGCGATTTCGCCGGCAAGGTCGTGTTGATCTTCCAGCCCGCCGAAGAGGGCGGTGGTGGTGCACGCGTCATGGTCGAGGAAGGCCTTCTCGATCGATTTGGGATCGACGAAGTCTACGGCATGCACAATGAGCCGGGCCTCGACATCGGCTCCTTCGCAACACGCAGTGGCCCGTTCATGGCCGGCGCCGACCGGTTCGTCGTGACGATCAATGGCAGGGGTGGACACGCGGCATCCCCGAACCTCACACGGGATCCGGTTCTGGTGAGTGCCCATATGATCACGGCACTGCAGTCGATCGCCTCGCGCTTTACTGATCCTTTTGATCCGGTCGTCGTCTCGGTTACCTTCATGGCCGGTGGAAACGATCAGGCGCTCAACGTCATTCCCGCTTCTGCGAAGATTGGCGGCACGATCAGAACGATGCAGCCGGAGACGCGAGCGGCGGTGGAGCAGCGGTTCCGCGATATCGTTGCCATGACCGCAAAGCTCTTCGAGACGGAAGCCGAGATCACCTGGATTCCAGGCTACCCGGTGACTGTAAACGACATCGAGAGAACCAAGGCAGCCGCCGCGGCTGCGGCTAAGGTTGCAGGCGAAGAACGCGTCGATACCAGCTATGCGCCTTCGATGGGAGCGGAGGATTTCGCCTACCTGTTGGAAAAGCGGCCCGGCGCGATCATCCTAATCGGGAATGGCGACAGTGCCTATCTTCATCACCCGGCCTATGACTTCAACGACAAGGCGATCGCTCATGGCGTCAGATATTGGCTGTCGCTCGTCGAGCAGGAGTTGGGCGCTCGGTAAGTGATGAAGTCGTCTGAATCGAAATGGTGAGAACAAGACTCAACGTGTTGATATCTTGGACTATCGCCCGTTGAAGCTCACCTATTCTGCTAGCTGTCAAATCCTGTAGCTCTCGGCAATGGCCGAGCATCGCTGTCGGCACGTCCCTTGCAAGGTTTCTAATATATGAACCTTCAAGGGACCTGTTGTAATGAATTGGAACACTGGTAGCGACTTCGCACCCTTGATGCTGGTGATGAGCCGCGGAGAGAAATACAGGTTCGTCGGCTCGCTTCTGGATGTCGCGGAGACACTTATCGGCGCCTGGCCATGTGATGACGGTGACGAATACATGGAGGCGGTCAAGGTCTGCCTGGAGGCAATCGAGGGAAGCCTCTCAGCGGAAGACGCCCGCTCCGCGCTCATCAAGGCCGCTGGCGAAGCGAGCATTCCAGTAATAGCCGTCTTGCACTAAACGGGAGCGTACGGCAGAAATATCAAGTATTTAACCTCGGTGGCTCACGTTTCGCTCGCAGGCCTACTGAAAGTGCTTGAGGTAGAGGGAAAGCAGCTGCGTCTGAGAGGAGATGCCAAGCTTCCGATAGACGTTGCGCCGATGGACCTTCACGGTCCCGGTCGAGATGCTGAGCTTAAGGCCGATTGATTCCGAGGAGTGTCCTTGCAGAACCAGTTCGACGATCGCCGCTTCACGGCTCGTGAGATTGAGGTCACGCCAGACGGCGTCTGAGGCCCCCAGGCTTCCGTCCTGCTCCCGCCTCTGACGCCGCTTTCCATGCGTCGCCAGTTGTGCGTCGAAGCGGGACGCCAGCCCTGCCCAGTAGTGGCGGACCATGCTCGCCACCAGTGGTTCGACTTTCCGCAATATCGCAAACTCTCCGGAGGGAAACGGCCCGGTCTCTTCGCGGCGCATTAGGGAGAGGACGATGGTGATGTCGTCTTCTGCATTGACGAAGAAGCCGATCTCCTCCGCCAGCCCCGTCTGGACGTAGTATGTGCGATAGTACTCGCTCGAGAAGAAGCGATCTGGTGCGAGCTCACGCATGCGCATGACGCCTTGGCGACGCTCTCGCGCCGTATGATAGAACGGATCGAGGAGGTAGGGACCTGCCTGATAGAGGGTCACGAAGACCACATGCTCCTCGGCATCGAACGTGCTGAAGAGATCGATGGGGCGTTCTTTACCGCGGTAGGCAAACACCACGACATAGTCGAAGCGCACCAGCGCGGCCATCATCCGACGGAAGGTTTCGCCGAACTCGGCATCCGACATCGACACCTTTCCGACCGTGCCATCGAAGGCGCTGAACAATGCTTCAAGGTCGGTACTCATCGATGGATTCCTTCAGCGCCGCGCCAACGGACGGCTCGGTCCTTATACACCTTCCACGAAGCAATATGCGCGAAAATACCTCTCTCGGGGTATATACCTTGCCGGAAGCCGAGGCTTACTCTTTCCTTAACGACGGTGGCATTAAGGCAGCGTAGACTGCCCATCACAACCAACCGCAGGGAACAGACGTGGCATCCGCTTCGACGAACGATATCGAATTTTGTTCGGTCACAAAGAATTATGGCGCTGTGACCGCTGTGACGGACATCAATCTCAATGTGCCCAAGGGAGCGTTCCTTGCGCTGCTTGGGCCGTCTGGTTGTGGCAAGACGACATGCCTGCGCATGATCGGCGGCTTCGAGCAGCCGAGCGAGGGCAAGGTGCTCATCGACGGGCGCGAGATGAATGGCGTCCCGGCCTATCGGCGCCCGGTCAACATGGTGTTCCAGCACTACGCCCTGTTTCCGCATTTCAATGTCGAGCAGAACGTTGCCTACGGCCTGAAGCAGATGCGTCCGAGGATCGAGGCGGCTGAAATTAATCGGCGCGTCGGCGAAGCGCTTGAGATGGTACGCCTCGGCGGCTTCGCGAAGCGGCGCATTCATGAAATGTCAGGTGGCCAGCAGCAGCGCGTTGCGCTGGCACGCGCGATCGTCAACCGTCCTTCCGTGCTGCTGCTCGATGAGCCACTCGCAGCGCTGGACAAGAAGCTGCGTTCCGCGATGCAGATCGAGTTGCAGACGCTGCAGCGTGAGCTCGGCATCACCTTCGTCCTCGTCACCCACGACCAGGAAGAGGCACTGTCGATGGCAGATGTCGTGTGCGTCATGAGCGCCGGTCAGATCCGGCAGCTAGGAACGCCTCAGGAGGTCTACGACCGTCCTGCCGATCTTTTCGTCGCGGATTTTGTCGGCAAGACGAACCGCATCCACGCGCAAATGGAAGCTGACGGGACGACGCTTCGGCTGGCTGATGGCTCGGCCGTCGCCTCCAGCCGGCGCCTCGCGCCTGGAGAGGCGATTGCCGCCGTTCGGCCTGAGGCTATTCACCTTTCGCGCGATAAGGTTTCCTCCGGGGTCTCCTTCAGGGGGACGGTCACGCATCGCATATTCCTCGGTTCGTCAGCCGAATACGCGGTGACCGTGCCTGGGCTCGGTGATTTCCTGATCACCGCCGATCGGCGCGGCGCTAACGAAAGCGACCTCGTCGAACCGGGCGAGGAGGTTTTCATGGGGTTTGACCCCGCAGCGATACACGTCTTTCCAGCATCGAATGCATAAACCAAAAAAAGGGAACAGCATCATGAGCAAGGATTACAAGGACAATCTTCCCATTTCAGCCGAAGGCTTCATGGACGAGTTCATGCGCCTGAAGCGTGGTTCGGTCAGCCGCCGGCATTTCCTCGGCGTCACCGGTCTTGGTCTGGCGACAGCCGTCCTGTCACGTTTCCCCGGCGCGCTTTCGTCGCCCGCGCAGGCTGCCGAAGGGCTCGGCACGCAGATGTCGATTGCCACCTGGCCGAACTATCACGA harbors:
- a CDS encoding M20 aminoacylase family protein; this translates as MTIHQSVDSVADEAKEWRRHIHQNPELLFDLPETAAFVAEKLRQFGCDDVATGIAKSGVVAVIEGQKGPGKTIGLRCDMDALPMSEQTNLPYASKVANRMHACGHDGHTAMLLATAKCLASARDFAGKVVLIFQPAEEGGGGARVMVEEGLLDRFGIDEVYGMHNEPGLDIGSFATRSGPFMAGADRFVVTINGRGGHAASPNLTRDPVLVSAHMITALQSIASRFTDPFDPVVVSVTFMAGGNDQALNVIPASAKIGGTIRTMQPETRAAVEQRFRDIVAMTAKLFETEAEITWIPGYPVTVNDIERTKAAAAAAAKVAGEERVDTSYAPSMGAEDFAYLLEKRPGAIILIGNGDSAYLHHPAYDFNDKAIAHGVRYWLSLVEQELGAR
- a CDS encoding DUF982 domain-containing protein, which produces MNWNTGSDFAPLMLVMSRGEKYRFVGSLLDVAETLIGAWPCDDGDEYMEAVKVCLEAIEGSLSAEDARSALIKAAGEASIPVIAVLH
- a CDS encoding ABC transporter ATP-binding protein, with the translated sequence MASASTNDIEFCSVTKNYGAVTAVTDINLNVPKGAFLALLGPSGCGKTTCLRMIGGFEQPSEGKVLIDGREMNGVPAYRRPVNMVFQHYALFPHFNVEQNVAYGLKQMRPRIEAAEINRRVGEALEMVRLGGFAKRRIHEMSGGQQQRVALARAIVNRPSVLLLDEPLAALDKKLRSAMQIELQTLQRELGITFVLVTHDQEEALSMADVVCVMSAGQIRQLGTPQEVYDRPADLFVADFVGKTNRIHAQMEADGTTLRLADGSAVASSRRLAPGEAIAAVRPEAIHLSRDKVSSGVSFRGTVTHRIFLGSSAEYAVTVPGLGDFLITADRRGANESDLVEPGEEVFMGFDPAAIHVFPASNA
- a CDS encoding helix-turn-helix transcriptional regulator, translating into MSTDLEALFSAFDGTVGKVSMSDAEFGETFRRMMAALVRFDYVVVFAYRGKERPIDLFSTFDAEEHVVFVTLYQAGPYLLDPFYHTARERRQGVMRMRELAPDRFFSSEYYRTYYVQTGLAEEIGFFVNAEDDITIVLSLMRREETGPFPSGEFAILRKVEPLVASMVRHYWAGLASRFDAQLATHGKRRQRREQDGSLGASDAVWRDLNLTSREAAIVELVLQGHSSESIGLKLSISTGTVKVHRRNVYRKLGISSQTQLLSLYLKHFQ